The Marinobacter subterrani genome has a segment encoding these proteins:
- a CDS encoding Glu/Leu/Phe/Val family dehydrogenase: MPSSNASANVFCHPEFDNHEHLSFFCDPETGLKAIVAIHNTSRGPALGGCRMFPYATDEEALRDVLRLSRGMTYKSALANLDLGGGKSVIIGDPRKQKTEALMEAMGRHLESLGGQYIAAEDSGTSVPDLKVMGRHTRHVAGIASRTGFDGNPSNGDPSPATAYGSFIGLKAAVKHKLGQDNLSGLKVAIQGIGNVGFRLAKHLKEAGAELWVYDIHEDNMRRAVNQLGARPATAENILFLPVDVVAPCAMGAVLNSASIPQLQARIVAGAANNLLEHPEHDAMLRNRGILYAPDFAINAGGIIDVFYERTGATPETVRAHVDTIGDTLTEIFNRSDRSGRPTGEIANELAEERFKKHTAGAGLAPGRLARTG; the protein is encoded by the coding sequence ATGCCCAGCAGCAACGCTTCCGCGAACGTATTCTGTCATCCCGAGTTCGACAACCACGAACATCTGTCTTTTTTCTGTGATCCTGAAACCGGCCTGAAAGCCATTGTTGCCATTCATAACACCTCCCGCGGCCCTGCCCTGGGCGGCTGCCGGATGTTTCCCTATGCCACGGACGAAGAAGCCCTGCGCGATGTGCTGCGGCTTTCCCGCGGCATGACCTACAAATCCGCCCTGGCCAACCTGGACCTGGGCGGTGGCAAATCGGTGATCATTGGCGACCCGCGCAAACAGAAAACCGAAGCCCTGATGGAAGCCATGGGGCGGCACCTGGAAAGTCTCGGTGGGCAGTACATTGCAGCGGAAGACTCGGGCACCAGCGTGCCCGACCTCAAGGTGATGGGCCGGCACACCCGCCACGTGGCCGGCATCGCCTCGCGCACCGGATTCGACGGCAACCCCAGCAACGGCGACCCATCACCGGCAACCGCCTACGGCAGCTTTATCGGCCTGAAGGCAGCAGTAAAACACAAACTGGGCCAGGATAACCTGAGCGGGCTGAAGGTGGCCATCCAGGGCATTGGCAATGTCGGTTTCCGGCTGGCCAAACACCTGAAGGAGGCAGGTGCCGAGCTTTGGGTGTACGACATTCACGAAGACAACATGCGGCGCGCGGTGAACCAACTGGGAGCCAGGCCAGCCACCGCTGAGAACATCCTGTTCCTGCCAGTAGACGTGGTCGCCCCCTGTGCCATGGGCGCAGTACTGAACTCCGCCAGCATTCCGCAACTGCAGGCCCGCATTGTGGCCGGCGCGGCCAATAACCTGCTGGAACACCCGGAGCATGACGCTATGCTGCGGAACCGGGGCATTCTCTATGCGCCCGATTTCGCCATCAACGCCGGTGGCATCATCGATGTGTTTTACGAACGTACCGGCGCCACGCCGGAAACAGTTCGCGCCCACGTCGATACCATCGGCGACACCCTGACCGAAATCTTCAACCGGTCCGACCGCTCGGGTCGCCCGACCGGGGAGATCGCCAACGAACTGGCGGAAGAACGGTTCAAAAAGCACACCGCCGGAGCCGGTCTGGCACCCGGTCGGTTGGCTCGCACCGGATAA
- a CDS encoding sodium-dependent transporter → MSVTSSDSASHSGALEGSSGALEGSNAKRGLWSSRLAFILAATGSAVGLGNIWKFPYITGENGGGAFVLMYLICIAVVGIPIMMAEVMIGRRGGRSPVSSLRLITERDGLRPVWKMMGAVGILAGFLILSFYSVIGGWAVSYVGTAASGQLTGQSADAIGAIFSGLLSDPMTLLLWHSVFMALVMVVVARGVSSGLERAVTILMPALFVLLLIVVGYAMTSGGFSRAAAFLFQPDFSKLTTSGVLVALGHAFFTLSLGMAVMMAYGSYLPKNISIAKTSITVSIIDTGVALLAGMAIFPIVFANGLEPGAGPGLIFQTLPLAFGQMPMGSLFGTLFFVLLIFAAWTSGISLLEPIVEWLEEQKGMNRTVSTIGAGLVCWALGIASILSLNLWADFAPLGFVPMLEGKTIFDLLDFFTANILLPLGGLLVAIFAGWVMSRQAVEKELALSPGAFRLWHGTLRFVTPVAVAAVFVYNLM, encoded by the coding sequence ATGTCTGTTACTTCATCAGATTCCGCCAGCCATTCAGGAGCGCTCGAAGGCTCATCGGGCGCGCTTGAAGGTTCAAACGCGAAGCGCGGGCTCTGGTCATCACGTCTTGCCTTTATTCTTGCGGCCACCGGTTCCGCGGTTGGTCTCGGCAATATCTGGAAGTTCCCCTACATCACGGGAGAAAACGGCGGTGGCGCCTTTGTCCTGATGTACCTGATCTGTATTGCCGTGGTCGGCATTCCGATCATGATGGCGGAAGTCATGATCGGCCGGCGGGGCGGCCGTAGCCCGGTCAGCAGCCTGCGCCTGATCACCGAACGGGACGGCCTCCGTCCGGTCTGGAAAATGATGGGCGCCGTGGGCATCCTCGCCGGCTTCCTGATTCTCTCGTTCTATTCGGTTATCGGTGGCTGGGCAGTGTCCTACGTGGGCACCGCGGCCAGTGGCCAGCTTACCGGCCAGTCCGCCGACGCCATTGGTGCAATCTTCTCGGGGCTGCTCAGTGATCCGATGACCCTGCTGCTGTGGCACAGCGTATTCATGGCCCTGGTGATGGTGGTGGTCGCCCGTGGTGTCAGCTCAGGCCTTGAACGGGCAGTGACCATCCTGATGCCGGCACTCTTCGTGTTGCTCCTGATCGTGGTCGGTTACGCCATGACCAGCGGCGGCTTTAGCCGAGCGGCGGCTTTCCTGTTCCAGCCAGACTTCTCGAAGCTCACCACCTCCGGCGTTCTGGTCGCCCTCGGCCACGCCTTCTTTACCCTGAGCCTGGGTATGGCGGTGATGATGGCATACGGCTCTTACCTGCCCAAGAACATCTCCATTGCCAAAACTTCCATTACCGTGTCCATCATCGACACCGGCGTTGCACTGCTCGCGGGCATGGCCATTTTCCCGATCGTGTTCGCCAATGGCCTGGAACCCGGCGCCGGCCCGGGCCTGATTTTCCAGACGCTGCCCCTGGCCTTTGGCCAGATGCCCATGGGATCGCTGTTTGGCACGCTATTCTTCGTGTTGCTGATTTTTGCCGCCTGGACCTCCGGGATTTCGCTGCTGGAACCCATCGTCGAATGGCTGGAGGAGCAGAAGGGCATGAACCGCACCGTCAGTACTATCGGCGCAGGCCTTGTCTGCTGGGCGTTGGGTATCGCCTCTATTCTGTCTCTGAATCTGTGGGCTGATTTCGCGCCCCTGGGCTTCGTACCGATGCTGGAAGGCAAGACCATCTTCGATCTGCTGGATTTCTTCACCGCCAACATCCTGCTGCCGCTGGGCGGTCTGCTGGTGGCCATCTTCGCTGGTTGGGTAATGTCCCGCCAGGCCGTGGAGAAGGAACTGGCGCTGTCTCCGGGGGCGTTCCGCCTGTGGCATGGCACCCTGCGTTTTGTCACGCCGGTGGCGGTGGCGGCGGTGTTTGTCTATAACCTGATGTGA
- a CDS encoding NAD-dependent protein deacetylase, producing the protein MPVTTHRSRPFSSSQRLPDPEQPPVLHEPDEAGQMLAAFIQRYPRLLILTGAGVSTDSGIPDYRDGDGAWKRKQPVQHKAFMEDFHTRQRYWGRSLIGWPVMRNATPNLSHHYISDLELLNHSSLVVTQNVDRLHQRAGTRAVTDLHGRADEVVCMTCGYRCPRDEVHDRCADLNPGFRKYTADTAPDGDADLEVDFSDFRPADCPKCQGILKPDVVFFGDYVPKDRVYGALDVLKASDGLLVIGSSLMVYSGFRFCRYANEWGKPMATLNLGRTRAEALVDLKLNARIGETLAAALKQL; encoded by the coding sequence ATGCCTGTGACGACCCATCGAAGCCGCCCGTTCAGCTCCAGTCAGCGCCTGCCCGATCCTGAGCAGCCGCCGGTGTTGCATGAGCCGGATGAGGCGGGGCAGATGCTGGCGGCGTTTATCCAGCGCTATCCCAGGCTGCTGATTCTGACCGGCGCGGGGGTCAGTACCGATTCCGGGATTCCGGATTACCGGGACGGCGACGGCGCCTGGAAGCGCAAGCAGCCGGTTCAGCACAAGGCCTTCATGGAAGACTTCCACACCCGCCAACGTTACTGGGGTCGCAGCCTCATTGGCTGGCCGGTGATGCGCAATGCCACGCCAAACCTTTCGCATCATTACATCTCGGACCTGGAACTGCTCAACCACAGCAGTCTGGTGGTCACCCAGAACGTGGACCGGCTGCATCAGAGAGCCGGAACCCGCGCGGTGACGGATCTGCATGGCCGGGCGGATGAGGTGGTGTGTATGACGTGCGGTTACCGTTGTCCGCGGGACGAGGTGCACGACCGGTGCGCCGATCTGAATCCCGGGTTCCGGAAGTATACGGCGGATACAGCACCGGATGGCGATGCTGATCTGGAGGTGGATTTCTCGGATTTCCGCCCGGCGGACTGCCCGAAGTGCCAGGGTATCCTGAAGCCGGATGTGGTGTTTTTCGGCGATTATGTGCCCAAAGACCGGGTGTATGGGGCACTGGATGTGCTCAAGGCCAGTGATGGCCTGCTGGTAATTGGTTCGTCACTGATGGTGTATTCCGGGTTCCGTTTCTGCCGGTATGCCAACGAGTGGGGCAAGCCCATGGCGACGCTCAACCTGGGCCGTACCCGGGCCGAGGCATTGGTCGACCTGAAGCTGAATGCCCGTATCGGGGAAACCCTGGCCGCGGCGCTCAAGCAACTTTGA
- a CDS encoding polyamine aminopropyltransferase gives MGLLFEQIDSQPSVIGEITLRRRRIPAIGDRDIYEVKLGEEFLMSSMFVDAEVALSDIGLRETEGDDLSVVVGGLGLGYTAVAALRHERVAELLVVEYLEPVIGWHQQELVPLGKDLNADPRNRYVHGSFFDLAIADPENGGFDPENPGKQFDAILLDIDHSPRALLHDSSASFYTVNNLRLMARQLKPRGVFAMWSNEGEDDEFMAVLNDVFIDVACHVVSFFNPFQNRESFNTVYVARKPG, from the coding sequence ATGGGACTGCTTTTCGAGCAAATCGACAGCCAGCCTTCGGTGATTGGTGAGATCACTCTTCGCCGGCGGCGGATACCGGCGATTGGTGACCGGGATATCTATGAAGTGAAGCTGGGCGAGGAATTCCTGATGTCCAGCATGTTTGTGGATGCCGAAGTGGCCCTCTCTGATATCGGGCTGAGGGAAACCGAGGGTGACGACCTCAGTGTGGTTGTCGGCGGCCTGGGCCTGGGTTACACCGCCGTGGCGGCGCTCAGGCATGAGCGGGTTGCCGAGCTGCTGGTGGTTGAATACCTGGAGCCCGTCATCGGCTGGCACCAGCAGGAACTCGTGCCCCTGGGCAAAGACCTGAACGCCGATCCACGGAACCGCTACGTCCATGGCAGCTTCTTCGACCTTGCGATTGCCGATCCCGAGAACGGTGGTTTCGATCCGGAGAACCCCGGTAAACAATTCGATGCCATTCTCCTGGATATCGACCACTCACCCCGGGCCCTGCTGCACGACTCCAGCGCCAGTTTCTACACCGTCAATAACCTCCGCCTCATGGCCCGGCAACTCAAGCCCCGGGGCGTGTTTGCCATGTGGTCCAACGAGGGCGAGGATGACGAGTTCATGGCCGTGTTGAACGACGTCTTCATCGATGTTGCCTGCCATGTCGTATCCTTCTTCAATCCGTTCCAGAACAGGGAATCGTTCAACACCGTGTATGTGGCCCGCAAGCCGGGTTGA
- a CDS encoding DUF1415 domain-containing protein, with translation MGEKEIISATRKWVEDVVVGYNLCPFAKRELVRNRVRFVVSEAESEDELLQALHSELQRLEDEPEIETTLLIHPGVLREFGPYNEFLDAADGLLSYLDMEGVYQIASFHPDYQFAGTEPDAAENYTNRSPFPMLHLLREASLEAAIDSYPDVDGIPERNIALMNDLGPEKMRNTLLSCFGKRSSE, from the coding sequence ATGGGTGAGAAAGAGATTATCAGCGCAACCCGCAAATGGGTCGAGGACGTGGTTGTCGGGTACAATTTGTGCCCGTTTGCCAAGCGGGAGTTGGTCCGGAACCGGGTGCGGTTTGTGGTGTCGGAAGCTGAATCAGAGGACGAGCTGCTGCAGGCTCTGCACTCGGAGCTTCAGCGGCTGGAAGACGAGCCGGAGATTGAAACCACACTGTTGATCCATCCGGGTGTATTGCGGGAGTTTGGTCCCTACAATGAATTTCTCGATGCCGCCGATGGTTTGTTGTCGTACCTGGATATGGAAGGCGTGTACCAGATTGCCAGTTTCCATCCAGATTACCAGTTTGCGGGCACCGAGCCGGATGCGGCGGAGAATTACACCAATCGTTCACCGTTCCCGATGTTGCATCTGCTAAGGGAAGCTAGCCTGGAAGCGGCGATTGACAGCTATCCGGATGTGGACGGGATCCCCGAGCGGAACATTGCGCTTATGAACGACCTGGGTCCGGAAAAGATGCGAAACACTCTGCTGTCCTGTTTTGGCAAGCGAAGTTCAGAGTAG
- a CDS encoding ABC-F family ATPase, with product MISTANITMQFGAKPLFENVSAKFGNGNRYGLIGANGCGKSTLMKILGGDLEPSAGQVMLEPNVRLGKLRQDQFAYESSSVIDTVIMGHEELWNVKKERDRIYSLAEMSEEDGMAVADLEVQFAEMDGYTAEARAGELLLGLDIPLEQHNGPMSALAPGWKLRVLLAQALFSDPDVLLLDEPTNHLDINTIRWLENILVARNSTMIIISHDRHFLNSVCTHMADLDYGELRLFPGNYDEYMTAATQARERMLSDNAKKKAQIAELQQFVSRFSANASKAKQATSRARQIDKIQLEEVKPSSRVSPFIRFEQGKKLHRQAVTLRDLYKGFGEECVLSKLNLQIEAGERVAIIGPNGIGKTTLLQCLAGKYEPDSGEVKWTDSAEVGYFAQDHTADFDSDDTLSDWMAQWTKGGEQLVRGTLGRMLFSGDDIGKSVRVISGGEQGRMLFGKLILQKPNVMLMDEPTNHLDMESIEALNLALENYPGTLIFVSHDREFVSSLATRIIELKSDGITDFSGSYDDYLRSQGYL from the coding sequence TTGATCTCCACCGCCAATATCACCATGCAATTCGGGGCCAAGCCCCTGTTTGAAAACGTGTCCGCCAAATTCGGCAACGGCAATCGCTACGGCCTGATCGGGGCCAACGGCTGCGGCAAATCCACCCTGATGAAAATCCTGGGTGGCGACCTGGAGCCGTCCGCAGGCCAGGTCATGCTGGAGCCTAACGTCCGGCTGGGTAAATTGCGCCAGGATCAGTTCGCCTATGAGAGCAGCTCGGTCATCGACACCGTGATCATGGGCCATGAGGAGCTGTGGAACGTCAAGAAAGAGCGCGACCGCATCTACTCGCTGGCCGAAATGAGCGAGGAAGACGGCATGGCCGTGGCAGACCTGGAAGTGCAGTTTGCCGAGATGGACGGCTACACGGCCGAAGCCCGCGCCGGCGAACTCCTGCTGGGCCTCGACATCCCGCTGGAGCAGCACAACGGCCCCATGAGTGCCCTGGCGCCGGGCTGGAAATTGCGGGTACTCCTGGCCCAGGCCCTGTTCTCCGATCCTGATGTGTTGCTGCTGGACGAGCCCACCAACCACCTGGACATCAACACCATCCGCTGGCTGGAAAATATCCTGGTGGCCCGCAACAGCACCATGATCATCATCTCCCACGACCGCCACTTCCTGAACAGCGTGTGCACCCACATGGCGGATCTGGACTATGGCGAGCTGCGCCTGTTCCCAGGCAACTACGACGAATACATGACCGCCGCCACCCAGGCCCGCGAGCGCATGCTGTCGGACAACGCCAAGAAAAAGGCCCAGATTGCCGAGCTGCAGCAGTTCGTCAGCCGTTTCTCCGCCAACGCCTCGAAAGCCAAGCAGGCCACCTCCCGTGCCCGCCAGATCGACAAGATTCAGCTGGAAGAGGTCAAGCCCTCGAGCCGGGTGAGCCCGTTTATCCGTTTCGAGCAGGGCAAGAAACTGCACCGCCAGGCGGTCACCCTGAGAGATCTCTACAAGGGCTTTGGTGAAGAATGTGTCTTGTCGAAACTGAACCTGCAGATCGAAGCGGGTGAACGGGTCGCCATCATCGGCCCCAACGGCATCGGCAAGACCACCCTGCTGCAATGTCTGGCCGGCAAATATGAGCCGGATTCCGGAGAGGTAAAATGGACCGACAGCGCTGAAGTAGGCTATTTTGCCCAGGACCATACTGCCGACTTCGACTCCGACGACACCCTGAGCGACTGGATGGCCCAGTGGACCAAGGGTGGTGAGCAGCTGGTGCGTGGCACCCTCGGGCGGATGCTGTTCTCCGGGGACGATATCGGCAAATCTGTGCGGGTGATCTCGGGCGGCGAGCAAGGGCGTATGCTGTTCGGCAAGCTGATTCTGCAGAAGCCGAATGTGATGCTGATGGATGAGCCGACGAACCACCTGGATATGGAGTCCATCGAGGCGCTGAACCTGGCGCTGGAGAACTATCCGGGGACCCTGATTTTTGTCAGTCATGATCGGGAGTTTGTTTCTTCGCTTGCGACCCGGATTATTGAGCTGAAGTCTGATGGCATTACTGATTTCAGTGGCAGCTATGATGACTATCTTCGGAGTCAGGGGTACCTTTGA
- a CDS encoding peptidylprolyl isomerase, producing MAQATARHILVDSEAKCEELKKAIEGGQDFAEVAKQHSSCPSGRNGGDLGSFGPGQMVPEFDKAVFNSELNTVIGPVKTQFGYHLLEVTSRS from the coding sequence ATGGCACAGGCAACCGCACGCCACATTCTGGTAGACAGCGAAGCAAAATGTGAAGAACTGAAGAAAGCCATCGAAGGTGGCCAGGATTTCGCAGAAGTAGCCAAACAGCACTCCTCCTGCCCTTCCGGCCGCAATGGCGGCGACCTGGGCTCCTTTGGCCCCGGCCAGATGGTCCCCGAGTTCGACAAGGCGGTATTTAACAGCGAACTGAACACCGTGATCGGCCCGGTCAAGACCCAGTTCGGCTACCACCTGCTGGAAGTGACCAGCCGCAGCTGA
- a CDS encoding M24 family metallopeptidase, whose protein sequence is MDFNAYQKALPAQLRGSECPFGAEEFDHRLARVRDRMAVEDMDALLLTDPSDIFYLTGYSTFEVSVHVALLITGSTMLLQVPSIEMGPAMVTTRVTSVHGYRWEGIGEVLSPLIDVLNGSADIVGIDAWHGSLRQGVLEGLKARLSSVRFIDSGGLVKKLRIVKSAGEIEFLRESARITGEGLKAAAAAVRPGLTDNDIAAVGARALLEAGSEFMSMQPIVTTGRRSSIIHTNHKRYRIEQGEPVFLEFGSAWQRYTAPMMQTVVAGTPTREMRRVFDGCRRIVDALLAAVKPGVAFDSAAQAAEKALASLADTVFFSGVFGYTVGAQFPPSWVEGSGFIARGGNTEFSSGMVFHLPICLRVPGQWGIGCSETILVTGSGAEPITANPWTLDQSSVNASR, encoded by the coding sequence ATGGATTTTAACGCGTATCAGAAAGCGCTTCCGGCACAACTGCGGGGCTCTGAATGCCCCTTCGGTGCGGAAGAATTTGATCATCGGCTGGCCCGTGTGCGGGACCGGATGGCCGTTGAAGACATGGACGCGTTGCTGCTCACCGACCCTTCCGATATTTTTTACCTGACCGGCTATAGCACCTTTGAGGTGTCTGTTCATGTCGCCCTGCTGATCACCGGCTCAACGATGCTGTTGCAGGTGCCCTCCATCGAAATGGGGCCGGCTATGGTGACAACCCGGGTTACCAGCGTGCACGGCTACCGGTGGGAAGGCATTGGTGAGGTGCTGTCGCCGCTGATAGATGTCCTGAACGGGTCGGCGGATATTGTAGGCATTGATGCCTGGCACGGATCGCTCCGCCAGGGTGTGCTGGAAGGCCTGAAGGCGCGGCTTTCCAGCGTCCGGTTTATTGATAGCGGGGGGCTGGTCAAGAAGCTGCGCATTGTCAAATCGGCCGGTGAGATCGAGTTCCTGCGGGAGAGTGCGCGTATCACCGGAGAAGGTTTGAAAGCGGCGGCTGCGGCGGTTCGGCCGGGGTTAACGGATAATGACATCGCGGCTGTTGGTGCCCGGGCGCTCCTTGAGGCTGGTAGTGAGTTCATGAGCATGCAACCCATTGTTACCACCGGCCGGCGCAGCAGCATCATTCACACCAACCACAAACGCTACCGGATAGAGCAGGGCGAACCGGTGTTTCTGGAGTTCGGGTCGGCCTGGCAGCGCTACACAGCGCCCATGATGCAGACCGTGGTGGCCGGCACGCCGACCCGGGAAATGCGCAGGGTATTCGACGGCTGCCGGCGCATTGTCGATGCCCTGCTGGCGGCAGTAAAACCGGGCGTGGCCTTTGACTCCGCCGCCCAGGCTGCAGAGAAAGCCCTGGCATCCCTGGCCGACACAGTGTTCTTTTCCGGCGTTTTCGGTTACACCGTTGGCGCCCAGTTCCCGCCGTCCTGGGTGGAGGGTTCGGGGTTCATCGCCCGGGGCGGCAACACGGAGTTCAGCTCCGGCATGGTGTTCCATCTCCCGATTTGCCTGCGGGTGCCGGGGCAATGGGGCATCGGCTGCAGTGAAACCATCCTGGTGACCGGGAGCGGGGCTGAGCCGATCACCGCCAATCCCTGGACGCTGGATCAGTCAAGCGTCAATGCCAGCAGGTAA
- a CDS encoding DUF2059 domain-containing protein, with amino-acid sequence MKHFPLIKPLLVTAMLFAGTAQATTEARQALEASPVDDIVARYPAMMSQGIRDGLKRSGQLPPMVADTIGNVVSNSFNAADIEQQIVTDLQKELTDAQLEAVQNWYETPVARKISAAEIAASAPSVWPEIQARAPELNSKYKGTAKAEMFDRFDRASRATESAVDTSIAVQLGLATAMAAFSSDSANYEQLRQRIESQRSMLTGVIGQQVYDSYLYTYEKIGDQEMNLYLEFLESPAGAAFSRVVTNSIQQAITDPIESVGRQLTQFLSPAPAAKSQ; translated from the coding sequence ATGAAGCACTTTCCCCTAATTAAACCTCTTTTAGTCACCGCCATGCTTTTTGCCGGTACGGCCCAGGCCACTACCGAGGCCCGCCAGGCGCTTGAGGCCTCGCCGGTGGACGACATTGTTGCCCGATACCCCGCCATGATGAGCCAGGGCATTCGGGATGGCCTGAAACGCAGTGGCCAGTTGCCGCCAATGGTGGCCGATACCATCGGGAATGTGGTGAGCAACAGCTTCAATGCCGCGGATATCGAGCAGCAGATTGTTACGGATTTGCAAAAAGAGCTGACGGACGCACAGCTTGAAGCCGTGCAGAACTGGTATGAAACGCCGGTTGCCAGGAAGATCTCGGCCGCCGAGATTGCCGCCTCGGCGCCTTCGGTCTGGCCCGAGATCCAGGCCCGAGCTCCGGAGCTGAACAGCAAGTACAAAGGCACCGCCAAGGCGGAGATGTTTGATCGCTTTGACCGCGCCTCCCGGGCTACTGAAAGCGCAGTGGATACGTCCATCGCCGTGCAGCTCGGGCTGGCAACCGCGATGGCCGCATTCAGCAGTGATTCGGCCAATTACGAGCAGCTCCGCCAGCGCATCGAAAGCCAGCGCAGCATGCTGACCGGTGTCATTGGCCAGCAGGTGTATGACAGTTATCTCTACACCTACGAGAAGATCGGTGACCAGGAGATGAATCTGTATCTGGAATTTCTGGAAAGCCCCGCCGGAGCGGCGTTCTCGAGGGTTGTGACCAACAGCATCCAGCAGGCGATTACCGACCCGATTGAATCCGTGGGGCGCCAGTTGACGCAGTTTCTTTCACCGGCGCCTGCCGCCAAAAGCCAGTAA
- a CDS encoding transglycosylase SLT domain-containing protein — protein sequence MRKRRGRKAKRSRTGIEKWKSRARWYGLPVLGLLMGTWATLRFSLLAPDPPANPENLCEIFREHTVWYDYASESEQRWGTPIATQMAFVYYESSFRSHARPPRTLLWGFIPWTRPTTAYGYAQALDPAWQEYLQANGEDWFTVRTDMEYALDFVGWYNYLSHQQLGIAFTAPRNLYLAYHEGRGGYVRGSYQQKPDVTDLASRVQTRAFRYDNQLKTCEQEFQCWRWYQFWPFCG from the coding sequence ATGCGGAAAAGACGGGGCCGAAAAGCCAAACGCAGCCGGACAGGCATCGAGAAATGGAAAAGCCGCGCCAGGTGGTACGGGCTTCCGGTACTGGGCTTGCTGATGGGGACCTGGGCCACCCTGCGTTTCAGCCTGCTGGCACCGGATCCACCCGCCAATCCGGAAAACCTGTGTGAAATCTTTCGCGAGCATACGGTCTGGTATGACTACGCCAGCGAATCCGAGCAGCGCTGGGGAACCCCCATCGCGACACAGATGGCGTTTGTCTATTACGAATCGTCTTTCCGCAGCCACGCCCGCCCGCCGCGCACGCTGCTATGGGGCTTTATCCCCTGGACCCGGCCGACAACCGCCTATGGCTACGCCCAGGCGCTCGACCCGGCCTGGCAGGAATACCTGCAGGCCAACGGTGAGGACTGGTTTACCGTTCGCACCGATATGGAATACGCACTGGATTTTGTCGGTTGGTACAACTACCTGAGCCACCAGCAGCTCGGCATCGCCTTCACCGCACCACGAAACCTGTACCTCGCCTATCACGAGGGCCGGGGCGGATATGTCCGTGGGAGCTACCAGCAAAAGCCCGACGTGACAGATCTGGCATCCCGGGTTCAAACCCGCGCTTTCCGCTACGACAATCAACTGAAAACCTGCGAACAGGAATTCCAGTGCTGGCGCTGGTACCAGTTCTGGCCGTTCTGTGGATGA